The following are encoded in a window of Lacinutrix sp. WUR7 genomic DNA:
- a CDS encoding MarR family winged helix-turn-helix transcriptional regulator, giving the protein MKDATIDYVLRTTWLAVTKMYNEEASKFESTMATGFALLSIDPEHGTPSTSLGPKMGMEATSLSRTLKNMEERGLIERKPNPEDGRGVLIFLTEFGREKRNYSKEKVLTFNETIKANVASEELASFYKVAEIINNMISNKKIYNKKEHTLK; this is encoded by the coding sequence ATGAAAGATGCAACAATAGATTATGTGCTAAGAACCACATGGTTAGCTGTAACCAAAATGTATAATGAAGAAGCTTCTAAGTTTGAAAGTACTATGGCTACTGGTTTTGCATTATTAAGTATAGATCCAGAACACGGAACACCTTCAACATCTCTAGGTCCCAAAATGGGTATGGAAGCAACAAGCTTATCGCGTACCCTAAAAAATATGGAAGAAAGAGGCTTAATAGAACGTAAACCAAACCCAGAAGATGGTCGTGGGGTTCTAATTTTTCTAACTGAATTTGGTAGAGAAAAAAGAAACTACTCCAAAGAAAAAGTACTAACCTTCAATGAAACTATAAAAGCAAACGTAGCTTCAGAAGAATTAGCTAGTTTTTATAAAGTAGCAGAGATTATTAATAATATGATTTCTAACAAAAAAATATACAACAAAAAAGAACATACCTTAAAATAA
- a CDS encoding 3-hydroxyacyl-CoA dehydrogenase/enoyl-CoA hydratase family protein — protein sequence MSKRRIKKVAIIGSGIMGSGIACHFANIGVDVLLLDIVPRELNDKEKAKGLTLEDKVVRNRLVNDALTASLKSKPSPIYSQSFASRITTGNLEDDIAKVADVDWIMEVVVERLDIKKMVFENLEKYRKPGTLITSNTSGIPIHFMSEGRSEDFQKHFCGTHFFNPARYLKLFEIIPGPKTEASVLEFLNDYGEKFLGKTSVVAKDTPAFIGNRVGIFSIQSLFHAVKDLDLTIEEVDKLSGPVIGRPKSATFRTVDVVGLDTLVHVANGIRENCPNDERLELFKLPDFINTMMENKWLGSKTGQGFYKKTVSAEGKKEILSLDLNTLEYRPAKRAKFATLELTKTIDKVVDRFKVLVKGKDKAGEFYRKSFTALFAYVSNRIPEISDELYKIDDAMKAGFGWEQGPFQIWDAIGVEKGIELMKAEGLEPAAWVNDMVASGNTSFYTVKDGASYFYDIPSKKQTKIPGQDSFIILDNIRKTTEVFKNSGVVVEDLGDGILNLEFQSKMNTIGGDVLAGLNKAIDLAEKDFAGLVVGNQAANFSVGANIGMIFMMAAEQEYDELNMAIKYFQDSMMRMRYSSIPTISAPHGMALGGGCELSLHADKVVAAAETYMGLVEFGVGVIPGGGGSKEMALRAQDLFHKGDVQLNVLQEHFLTIAMAKVSTSAYEAFDANLLQKGKDIVVVNKDRQIAVAKQHAVLMADAGYTQPVKRNDVLVLGKQALGMFLVGTDAMEDSHYISEHDMKIANKLAYVMAGGDLSEPTRVTEQYLLDLEREAFLSLCTERKTLERIQHMLTKGKPLRN from the coding sequence ATGAGCAAACGTAGAATTAAAAAAGTTGCGATTATTGGTTCCGGAATTATGGGATCTGGTATCGCGTGTCACTTCGCCAATATTGGTGTAGACGTATTACTATTAGACATTGTTCCTAGAGAACTAAACGACAAAGAAAAAGCTAAAGGTTTAACCTTAGAAGACAAAGTCGTAAGAAACAGATTAGTAAATGATGCTTTAACGGCATCTTTAAAATCTAAACCCTCTCCTATTTATAGTCAATCTTTTGCAAGTCGAATTACGACAGGAAACTTAGAAGACGATATTGCTAAAGTTGCAGATGTAGATTGGATTATGGAAGTTGTAGTGGAAAGACTAGACATCAAAAAAATGGTGTTCGAAAACTTAGAAAAGTACCGTAAGCCAGGAACTTTAATTACATCGAATACGTCTGGTATTCCTATTCACTTTATGAGTGAAGGTCGTAGTGAAGATTTCCAAAAGCATTTCTGCGGAACACACTTCTTTAACCCAGCACGTTACTTAAAATTATTCGAAATAATTCCTGGACCAAAAACAGAAGCGTCTGTTCTTGAGTTTTTAAATGACTATGGCGAAAAATTCTTAGGTAAAACTTCGGTTGTTGCTAAAGATACTCCTGCTTTCATTGGAAACAGAGTTGGTATCTTCAGCATACAAAGTTTATTTCATGCTGTTAAAGATTTAGATTTAACTATTGAAGAAGTAGATAAATTATCTGGACCAGTAATTGGTCGTCCAAAATCGGCAACCTTCCGTACCGTAGATGTTGTTGGATTAGATACTTTAGTTCACGTGGCAAACGGAATTAGAGAAAACTGTCCGAATGACGAACGTTTAGAGTTATTTAAATTACCAGATTTCATCAACACTATGATGGAAAACAAATGGTTAGGAAGTAAAACAGGACAAGGTTTTTATAAAAAAACAGTTTCAGCGGAAGGGAAAAAAGAAATTTTATCTCTAGACTTGAACACGCTAGAATATCGTCCTGCAAAACGCGCAAAATTTGCAACTTTAGAATTAACGAAAACGATTGATAAAGTCGTAGACCGTTTTAAAGTATTAGTAAAAGGAAAAGATAAAGCTGGTGAGTTTTATAGAAAAAGCTTCACTGCATTATTTGCTTATGTATCTAATCGTATTCCTGAAATTTCAGATGAGCTTTACAAGATTGATGATGCAATGAAAGCTGGTTTTGGTTGGGAACAAGGTCCTTTCCAAATTTGGGATGCTATTGGAGTTGAAAAAGGAATCGAATTAATGAAAGCGGAAGGTTTAGAACCTGCTGCTTGGGTTAATGATATGGTTGCCTCTGGTAACACTTCCTTTTATACAGTAAAAGATGGTGCTTCATATTTCTATGATATTCCTTCTAAAAAACAAACTAAAATTCCTGGTCAAGATTCCTTTATAATCTTAGATAATATCCGAAAAACAACCGAAGTCTTTAAAAATTCTGGTGTTGTTGTTGAAGATTTAGGAGACGGAATCCTGAATTTAGAATTCCAATCTAAAATGAACACGATTGGTGGAGACGTTTTAGCTGGATTAAATAAAGCTATTGATTTAGCCGAAAAAGACTTTGCTGGTTTAGTTGTTGGTAACCAAGCTGCAAACTTCTCTGTTGGTGCAAACATTGGAATGATTTTCATGATGGCTGCTGAGCAAGAATATGATGAGCTTAACATGGCTATTAAATACTTCCAAGATTCTATGATGCGTATGCGTTATTCTTCTATCCCAACTATCTCTGCGCCTCACGGCATGGCTTTAGGTGGTGGTTGTGAGTTATCGTTACATGCAGATAAAGTAGTTGCAGCAGCAGAAACGTACATGGGACTTGTAGAGTTTGGTGTTGGTGTGATTCCTGGTGGTGGAGGTTCTAAGGAAATGGCTTTAAGAGCACAAGACCTTTTCCATAAAGGGGATGTACAATTAAACGTGTTACAAGAGCATTTCTTAACTATCGCCATGGCAAAAGTATCCACTTCTGCTTACGAAGCTTTCGATGCTAACCTTTTACAAAAAGGAAAAGATATTGTTGTAGTTAACAAAGATCGTCAAATAGCAGTTGCAAAACAACATGCTGTATTAATGGCGGATGCTGGTTATACACAACCTGTAAAAAGAAATGACGTTTTAGTTCTTGGTAAACAAGCACTAGGTATGTTTTTAGTAGGAACAGATGCTATGGAAGACAGTCATTACATTTCAGAACATGATATGAAAATTGCGAATAAATTGGCTTATGTTATGGCTGGTGGAGATTTATCGGAACCAACACGTGTAACAGAACAATATTTATTGGATTTAGAGCGTGAAGCTTTCTTAAGTTTATGTACAGAACGTAAAACTTTAGAACGTATTCAGCACATGTTAACCAAAGGTAAACCTTTAAGAAACTAA
- a CDS encoding acetyl-CoA C-acyltransferase: MKTAYIVKAYRTAVGKAPKGVFRFKRTDELAAETIKYMMKELPDLDPKRIDDVIVGNAMPEGSQGLNMARLISLMGLDIVDVPGVTVNRFCSSGVETIAMATAKIQAGMADCIIAGGAESMSSVPMTGFKPELNYDIVKAGHEDYYWGMGNTAEAVAKQFNVSRADQDEFAYNSQMKALKAQAENRFQDQIVPIEVEQTYIDANGKKAIKTYTVTKDEGPRAGTSIEGLSKLRAVFAAGGSVTAGNSSQMSDGAAFVMVMSEDMVKELGLEPIARMVNYAAAGVEPRIMGIGPVKAIPKALKQAGLKQDDLSLIELNEAFASQSLAVIRELDLNPAIINVNGGAIALGHPLGCTGAKLSVQLFDEMRKRDMKGKYGAVTMCVGTGQGACGIFEFLN, translated from the coding sequence ATGAAAACAGCATATATAGTAAAAGCATATAGAACAGCAGTTGGTAAAGCACCAAAAGGCGTGTTCCGTTTTAAAAGAACAGATGAATTGGCAGCAGAAACCATCAAATACATGATGAAAGAATTGCCCGATTTAGATCCAAAGCGTATTGACGATGTTATTGTGGGTAACGCAATGCCAGAAGGTTCTCAAGGATTAAATATGGCACGTTTAATCTCTTTAATGGGATTAGATATCGTAGATGTTCCTGGTGTAACTGTTAACCGTTTTTGCTCTTCTGGAGTAGAAACTATTGCTATGGCAACTGCAAAAATACAAGCCGGAATGGCAGATTGTATTATTGCTGGAGGAGCAGAAAGCATGAGTAGTGTACCAATGACAGGTTTTAAACCAGAATTGAACTATGATATCGTAAAAGCTGGTCACGAAGATTATTATTGGGGAATGGGAAATACGGCTGAAGCTGTTGCAAAACAATTCAACGTGTCGCGAGCAGACCAAGATGAATTTGCGTACAATTCACAAATGAAAGCCCTAAAAGCGCAAGCTGAAAATCGTTTTCAAGATCAAATTGTACCTATTGAAGTGGAACAAACTTATATTGATGCTAACGGAAAAAAAGCAATAAAAACATATACAGTAACTAAGGATGAAGGACCACGTGCTGGAACTAGCATAGAAGGGTTATCTAAACTTAGAGCGGTATTTGCTGCTGGAGGAAGTGTTACTGCTGGTAACTCGTCACAAATGAGTGATGGAGCTGCTTTTGTAATGGTTATGAGTGAAGATATGGTAAAAGAGCTAGGTTTAGAACCAATTGCAAGAATGGTAAACTATGCTGCTGCAGGTGTGGAACCTCGTATCATGGGAATCGGACCAGTAAAAGCAATTCCGAAAGCATTAAAACAAGCAGGATTAAAACAAGACGATTTATCTTTAATTGAGTTAAACGAAGCTTTTGCTTCTCAATCTTTAGCAGTAATTAGAGAATTAGATCTTAATCCAGCTATTATTAACGTAAATGGTGGTGCTATTGCACTTGGACACCCTTTAGGATGTACTGGAGCAAAACTATCAGTACAACTTTTTGATGAAATGCGTAAGCGTGACATGAAAGGTAAATATGGTGCAGTAACCATGTGTGTGGGTACAGGTCAAGGTGCTTGCGGAATATTTGAATTTTTAAACTAA
- a CDS encoding acyl-CoA dehydrogenase family protein, which yields MADLEKDILRGGQFLVKETKCEDVFTPEDFSEEQTMMKESVMEFNDREIIPYKARFEAKDYALTEEVMRKAGDMGFLSVAVPEAYGGMGMGFVSTVLTCDYISSGTGSFSTAFGAHTGIGTMPITLYGTEEQKQKYVPKLASGEWFGAYCLTEPGAGSDANSGKTTAELSADGKSYKINGQKMWISNAGFCSLMIVFARIENDKNITGFIVEYDGKNPNGITLGEEEHKLGIRASSTRQVFFNDTVVPVENMLAGRGEGFKIAMNALNVGRIKLAAACLDSQRRVLSIAVNYANERKQFKTRISDFGAIKTKLAEMAASAYAGESATYRAAKNIEDRIAMREAAGNTHQEAELKGVEEYAIECSILKVAVSEDVQNAADEGIQIFGGMGFSEETPMESAWRDARIARIYEGTNEINRMLAVGMLVKKAMKGHVDLLGPASKVQEELMGIPSFETPDYSELFSEEKEMIQKLKKTFLMVAGGAVQKYGPQLEDHQQLLIAAADILIEIYMAESAILRTEKNVKRTSEKEQSAQIAMAKLYLYHAVDIVEEKGKESIISFAEGDEQRMMLMGLKRFTKYANYPDIVDLRIEIAEKVKAENKYCF from the coding sequence ATGGCAGATTTAGAAAAAGATATCCTACGTGGAGGTCAATTCTTAGTAAAAGAAACAAAATGCGAAGACGTGTTTACTCCTGAAGATTTTTCAGAAGAGCAAACAATGATGAAAGAGTCCGTAATGGAATTTAATGATCGTGAAATCATTCCTTATAAAGCTCGTTTTGAAGCTAAAGATTATGCATTAACAGAAGAAGTTATGCGTAAAGCTGGAGATATGGGATTTTTAAGTGTAGCTGTTCCTGAAGCTTATGGCGGAATGGGAATGGGATTTGTTTCAACAGTTTTAACTTGTGATTATATTTCAAGTGGAACTGGTTCTTTTAGTACTGCTTTTGGTGCGCATACAGGAATTGGTACTATGCCAATTACTTTATATGGAACCGAAGAGCAAAAACAAAAATACGTACCAAAATTAGCTTCCGGTGAATGGTTTGGAGCATATTGCTTAACAGAACCTGGTGCTGGATCTGATGCGAATTCGGGTAAAACAACTGCGGAACTATCTGCAGATGGTAAATCATATAAAATCAACGGACAAAAAATGTGGATTTCAAACGCAGGTTTCTGTAGTTTGATGATTGTTTTTGCTCGTATTGAAAATGATAAAAACATTACTGGTTTCATCGTGGAATATGATGGTAAAAATCCAAACGGAATTACTTTAGGTGAAGAAGAACATAAATTAGGTATTCGTGCTTCTTCTACACGTCAAGTTTTCTTTAACGATACTGTAGTTCCTGTTGAAAATATGTTAGCTGGTCGTGGCGAAGGATTTAAAATCGCAATGAACGCACTTAACGTCGGACGTATTAAATTAGCAGCAGCTTGTTTAGATTCACAACGTAGAGTACTATCTATCGCTGTAAATTATGCGAACGAACGTAAACAATTCAAAACAAGAATTTCAGACTTTGGTGCTATTAAAACCAAATTAGCGGAAATGGCTGCTAGTGCTTATGCTGGTGAATCTGCAACCTATAGAGCTGCTAAAAATATTGAAGACAGAATCGCGATGCGTGAAGCTGCCGGAAATACACATCAAGAAGCAGAACTTAAAGGTGTTGAAGAATACGCTATTGAATGTTCTATCTTAAAAGTTGCCGTATCGGAAGATGTACAAAATGCAGCCGATGAAGGTATCCAAATTTTTGGCGGAATGGGATTCTCTGAAGAAACTCCAATGGAGTCGGCTTGGAGAGATGCTAGAATCGCACGTATTTACGAAGGTACTAACGAAATTAACAGAATGTTAGCTGTTGGTATGCTAGTAAAAAAGGCTATGAAAGGTCATGTAGACTTATTAGGTCCTGCTTCTAAAGTACAAGAAGAACTAATGGGAATACCTTCTTTTGAAACTCCAGATTACTCAGAGTTATTTTCAGAAGAAAAAGAAATGATTCAGAAGTTGAAAAAGACTTTCTTAATGGTTGCTGGTGGAGCGGTTCAAAAATATGGTCCTCAATTAGAAGATCACCAACAATTATTAATTGCAGCTGCAGATATCTTAATTGAAATCTATATGGCAGAATCTGCAATTTTAAGAACAGAGAAAAATGTGAAACGTACTAGCGAAAAAGAGCAATCTGCTCAAATCGCTATGGCGAAATTATATTTATATCACGCTGTAGATATCGTGGAAGAAAAAGGAAAAGAAAGTATTATTTCTTTTGCTGAAGGAGACGAACAACGTATGATGCTAATGGGACTTAAACGTTTTACAAAATACGCGAACTATCCAGACATCGTAGATTTACGTATCGAGATTGCTGAAAAAGTAAAAGCAGAAAATAAATACTGCTTCTAA
- a CDS encoding helix-turn-helix domain-containing protein, giving the protein MQLTYFKNENTNPLVEEYYELLIKKSIIPFQSRIIPSGNTAITYIFTPGQKAIVKNKEMPLNKLTLSGIFYQSYTFISTEVGSSFGCTFHPTALHKLLNIDVNKIKNKHIPLQDISIPFSEKLDVIFQNYQTPQKAVSDLEKLLNESPLTINQNTILIDKAIDLIQDSEGLINIDKILLETKISQKTLETQFKKIVGITPGKYIRSFRFIKLLKKYENNEIDIKDLIYMYNYYDSSHFNKDFKLFMNESPTSFFKKDNVLIKKILKN; this is encoded by the coding sequence ATGCAATTAACATATTTTAAAAACGAAAACACTAATCCTTTAGTGGAGGAATACTATGAACTTTTAATAAAAAAAAGCATCATACCTTTTCAATCCAGAATTATTCCTAGTGGTAATACTGCTATAACTTATATTTTTACTCCTGGTCAAAAAGCAATAGTAAAAAACAAAGAAATGCCATTAAATAAATTAACTTTAAGTGGTATATTTTATCAATCTTATACATTTATCTCTACTGAAGTTGGCTCATCCTTCGGCTGTACTTTCCATCCAACGGCACTTCATAAACTTTTAAATATAGATGTCAATAAAATAAAAAATAAACATATTCCGCTACAAGATATTAGCATCCCGTTTTCTGAAAAATTAGATGTAATATTTCAAAATTATCAAACGCCACAAAAGGCAGTTAGTGATTTAGAAAAATTATTAAACGAATCTCCTCTAACCATCAACCAGAATACTATACTTATAGATAAAGCAATTGATTTAATACAGGATAGTGAAGGACTAATTAACATCGATAAAATATTATTGGAAACTAAAATATCTCAAAAAACATTAGAAACACAATTCAAAAAAATTGTTGGTATTACTCCTGGAAAATATATACGATCTTTCAGATTTATTAAACTTTTAAAAAAGTACGAAAACAATGAGATAGATATAAAAGATCTTATATATATGTATAACTATTATGATTCCTCTCATTTTAATAAAGATTTTAAATTATTCATGAATGAATCTCCGACTTCCTTTTTCAAAAAAGACAATGTTTTAATAAAAAAAATACTGAAAAATTAA
- a CDS encoding long-chain fatty acid--CoA ligase, with amino-acid sequence MTEITRLFDFPYYQLEKYNLDAALVTKKDGEWIKTSTKEYLDKANAISRALLKMGIQKNDKIALISSTNRTEWNIMDIGILQTGAQNIPIYPTISAEDYEYVLNHSEATYCFVSDAQVLEKVRKVQANTQVKEVYSFNHIEGCKHYSELFELGKDESNQKEVQARKDAVLPSDLATIIYTSGTTGKPKGVMLSHNNITSNALDASDRLPFINSEENRILSFLPICHVFERVLIYLYQYAGATIYFAEGIDKIGENAKEIKPNLMSVVPRLLEKVYDKIIAKAEDLSGIKKALFFWAVRLGEQWEPYGANGAWYEFKLKIANKLIFSKWREALGGELHTMVSGSAALQTRLTRVFSAAGMQVMQGYGLTETSPVVSVEMYANHHFRVGTVGKPIKNVEVKIAEDGEVLIKGPNVMMGYYKDPEKTASVMTGDFFHTGDKGEIDADGFLKITGRKKEMFKTSGGKYVIPPLLENEMKQSLFIEQIMVVGEGEKMPGAIIQPNFDFIRDWISHKKLDIGTSDAEIATSQVVIDRIQEEIDKYNLHFGKWEQIKRFELTPEVWTIDSGHLTPTMKMKREVIKNMHQDLYDKIYR; translated from the coding sequence ATGACAGAGATCACCAGACTTTTTGATTTTCCATATTACCAACTTGAGAAATATAATTTAGATGCTGCTTTAGTAACTAAAAAAGATGGAGAATGGATTAAAACCTCTACTAAAGAATATTTAGATAAAGCTAACGCTATTAGTAGGGCTTTGTTAAAAATGGGGATTCAAAAAAATGATAAAATAGCACTTATTTCTTCCACCAATAGAACGGAATGGAATATTATGGATATTGGTATCCTTCAAACAGGTGCACAAAACATTCCAATTTACCCAACTATTTCTGCCGAAGACTATGAGTATGTATTAAACCATAGTGAGGCTACATACTGTTTTGTCTCTGACGCACAAGTATTAGAAAAAGTACGCAAGGTACAAGCAAACACCCAGGTAAAAGAAGTATATTCTTTTAATCATATAGAAGGATGTAAACACTATTCCGAATTATTCGAATTAGGTAAAGATGAAAGCAATCAAAAAGAAGTACAAGCCCGTAAAGACGCCGTGCTTCCTTCAGATTTAGCAACCATTATATACACTTCAGGTACCACAGGAAAACCAAAAGGAGTTATGCTCTCTCATAATAACATTACGAGCAACGCTTTGGATGCCTCTGATCGCCTGCCTTTTATAAATTCGGAAGAAAATAGAATCCTGAGCTTTTTACCTATTTGTCATGTGTTTGAGCGTGTATTAATTTACCTATATCAATATGCAGGAGCAACCATATACTTTGCGGAAGGCATAGATAAAATTGGCGAAAATGCTAAAGAAATCAAGCCAAACTTAATGAGTGTTGTACCGCGATTATTAGAAAAAGTGTATGATAAAATTATAGCAAAAGCTGAAGATTTATCTGGTATAAAAAAAGCACTTTTCTTTTGGGCTGTTCGTTTAGGTGAACAGTGGGAACCTTATGGAGCAAATGGCGCATGGTACGAGTTTAAATTAAAAATTGCTAACAAATTGATTTTTAGCAAATGGCGAGAAGCACTTGGAGGTGAATTACACACCATGGTTTCTGGTAGTGCCGCTTTACAAACTAGATTAACAAGAGTATTTTCTGCTGCAGGAATGCAAGTAATGCAAGGCTACGGCCTAACAGAAACTTCTCCTGTTGTATCAGTAGAAATGTATGCCAACCATCATTTTAGAGTCGGCACTGTAGGTAAACCAATCAAAAATGTAGAAGTAAAAATTGCCGAAGATGGAGAAGTGCTCATAAAAGGTCCAAATGTTATGATGGGCTATTATAAAGATCCAGAAAAAACAGCAAGTGTTATGACTGGCGACTTTTTTCATACTGGAGATAAAGGAGAAATTGATGCCGATGGCTTTTTAAAAATTACAGGTCGTAAAAAGGAAATGTTTAAAACCTCTGGTGGTAAATATGTTATTCCGCCACTTTTAGAGAACGAAATGAAACAATCCCTTTTCATAGAACAAATCATGGTCGTTGGTGAAGGAGAAAAAATGCCGGGAGCAATCATACAACCTAATTTTGATTTCATTAGAGATTGGATAAGTCACAAAAAATTGGATATTGGTACATCGGATGCTGAAATTGCAACTTCACAAGTGGTAATTGATCGCATTCAGGAAGAAATAGATAAATACAACTTACATTTTGGAAAATGGGAACAAATTAAACGTTTTGAACTTACACCTGAAGTTTGGACTATAGATTCGGGACACTTAACTCCTACCATGAAAATGAAAAGAGAAGTTATTAAAAACATGCATCAAGATCTTTACGATAAAATTTACAGATAA